The Raphanus sativus cultivar WK10039 chromosome 2, ASM80110v3, whole genome shotgun sequence genome includes a region encoding these proteins:
- the LOC108843332 gene encoding urease gives MMLLPREMEKLGLHQAGFLAQKRLARGIRLNYTEAVALIATQILEFVRDGDKSVAELMELGRQLLGRRQVLPAVVHLLYTVQVEGTFHDGTKLITVHEPISRENGDLELALHGSFLPVPSLDKFPEAREEAIPGDIIYGDGSIIINHGRKAIVLKVVNTGDRPVQVGSHYHFIEVNPLLVFDRRRALGMRLNIPAGTAVRFEPGERKSVVLVNIGGYKVIRGGNGIVDGLVDDVDWTVLMETMERRGFRHLEEGDASEGISGEDPRFTTTLSREKYANMYGPTTGDKLRLGDTNLYARIEKDYTVYGDECVFGGGKVLREGMGQGIEHSEALSLDTVITNSVIIDYSGIYKADIGIKNGYIIGIGKAGNPDTMHGVQSNMLIGAKTEVIAGEEMIVTAGAIDCHVHFICPQLVYEAVSSGITTMVGGGTGPAYGTRATTCTPSPFDMKLMLQSTDSLPLNFGFTGKGNTSKPLELRQILEAGAMGLKLHEDWGTTPAAIDNCLAVAEEYDIQVNIHTDTLNESGFVEHTIDAFRGRTIHTYHSEGAGGGHAPDIIRVCGVKNVLPSSTNPTRPYTKNTIDEHLDMLMVCHHLDKNIPEDVAFAESRIRAETIAAEDILHDMGAISIISSDSQAMGRIGEVISRTWQTADKMKAQRGVIGPSTAGDDNARIKRYIAKYTINPAIANGFSDLIGSVEEKKLADLVLWKPAFFGAKPEMIIKGGNIAWANMGDANASIPTPEPVISRPMFGAFGKAGSENSVAFVSKAALRNGVKEVYGLKKRVVAVSNVRQLTKLDMKLNDALPNITVDPETYVVTADGEVLACAPATSVPLSRNYFLF, from the exons atgatgctGTTGCCGCGGGAGATGGAGAAGCTAGGTCTTCACCAAGCTGGTTTCCTTGCGCAGAAGCGTCTTGCTCGTGGTATTAGGCTCAACTACACCGAAGCTGTAGCACTCATTGCCACTCAG ATTCTTGAGTTTGTTCGTGATGGTGATAAAAGCGTGGCTGAGCTCATGGAGCTTGGCAGACAACTACTAGGAAG GAGACAGGTTCTTCCTGCTGTTGTACATCTTCTCTATACAGTTCAG GTCGAAGGGACATTTCACGATGGTACAAAGCTAATCACCGTTCATGAACCCATTTCTCGTGAAAACGGAGATCTTGAACTAGCTTTACATGGATCTTTCCTTCCAG TCCCTTCACTAGATAAATTTCCAGAAGCTCGTGAGGAGGCGATTCCAGGAGATATAATATATGGAGATGGAAGTATAATAATAAATCATGGAAGAAAAGCTATAGTCCTGAAAGTCGTCAACACTGGAGACAGACCAGTACAg GTTGGGAGTCACTACCATTTCATTGAAGTGAATCCATTATTGGTGTTTGACAGACGTAGAGCTCTCGGTATGCGTCTCAACATACCAGCTGGAACAGCTGTACGGTTTGAG CCAGGAGAAAGGAAAAGCGTTGTACTTGTGAATATCGGTGGATATAAAGTGATAAGAGGAGGAAATGGAATTGTTGACGGTCTGGTTGATGATGTCGATTGGACAGTTTTGATGGAAACCATGGAGAGGAGAGGCTTCAGACACCTAGAAGAAGGAGATGCTAG TGAGGGGATCTCAGGGGAAGATCCTAGATTTACCACTACACTTTCTCGTGAAAAGTATGCAAATATGTATGGTCCTACCACTGGTGACAAGCTTAGACTAGGTGATACAAACTTATATGCAAGAATTGAAAAAGATTACACAGTTTATGGCGATGAATGTGTATTTGGAGGTGGAAAAGTTCTGAGAGAAGGCATGGGTCAAGGAATAGAGCATTCTGAAGCTCTTTCATTGGATACTGTTATTACCAATAGTGTGATAATTGACTACTCAGGAATATATAAGGCAGATATTGGCATTAAAAATGGTTATATCATCGGTATTGGGAAGGCAGGCAATCCGGATACCATGCATGGTGTGCAGAGCAATATGCTTATTGGG GCTAAGACTGAGGTTATTGCTGGAGAAGAGATGATTGTAACTGCAGGAGCTATAGATTGTCATGTGCATTTCATATGTCCTCAATTAGTATATGAAGCAGTGTCTAGCG GCATTACAACTATGGTTGGAGGAGGAACAGGGCCTGCTTATGGTACACGTGCAACTACCTGCACACCTTCTCCGTTCGATATGAAATTGATGCTGCAGTCCACGGATAGCCTACCTCTAAACTTTGGGTTTACAGGGAAG GGAAATACATCTAAACCCTTGGAGCTTCGTCAGATACTTGAGGCGGGAGCAATGGGGTTGAAGCTCCATGAGGACTGGGGAACTACTCCTGCTGCTATAGACAATTGTTTAGCAGTTGCAGAAGAATATGATATACAA GTGAACATACATACTGACACCTTGAACGAATCTGGTTTTGTGGAGCACACAATCGATGCCTTTCGTGGGAGAACAATACATACATACCACAg CGAAGGTGCTGGTGGTGGACATGCACCAGATATCATCAGAGTTTGTGGTGTGAAAAATGTACTCCCCTCATCAACTAACCCAACACGGCCGTATACCAAAAATACCATAGATGAACATCTTGACATGTTG ATGGTGTGCCATCACCTTGACAAGAACATCCCAGAAGATGTGGCTTTTGCTGAATCAAGGATAAGAGCTGAAACAATAGCAGCAGAGGACATTTTGCATGATATGGGAGCAATCAGCATTATTTCCTCTGACTCACAAGCAATGGGTCGCATTGGGGAG GTAATAAGCAGAACATGGCAGACTGCTGACAAGATGAAGGCTCAGAGGGGAGTGATTGGTCCTAGCACAGCTGGTGATGATAACGCGAGGATAAAGAGATACATTGCAAAGTATACTATAAACCCAGCTATAGCAAACGGATTTTCTGACTTAATTGGCTCTGTTGAG GAGAAGAAGCTAGCTGATCTCGTTTTGTGGAAACCAGCTTTCTTCGGAGCAAAACCAGAGATGATTATTAAAGGTGGAAATATAGCTTGGGCTAATATGGGCGATGCAAATGCTAGCATACCCACTCCTGAGCCG GTCATATCAAGACCTATGTTTGGTGCATTTGGAAAGGCTGGAAGTGAAAACTCTGTTGCATTTGTCAGCAAG GCTGCCTTGAGAAACGGGGTAAAGGAAGTATATGGGCTGAAGAAGAGGGTTGTAGCGGTATCCAACGTGAGGCAGCTCACAAAACTCGACATGAAGCTGAACGATGCGCTTCCAAACATCACCGTGGACCCAGAGACATACGTTGTCACGGCAGACGGTGAGGTACTTGCGTGTGCGCCAGCCACTTCAGTCCCTCTCTCCCGGAACTATTTCCTCTTTTAA
- the LOC108841330 gene encoding uncharacterized protein LOC108841330, whose amino-acid sequence MKEQTARKIPRPRPLETCGATILSMSRVVYARTKSPNNPASFLVQKLFQLLSFFASMTSPIHRHILAILSVADDHILAIEAYFPSTTFLFSKVSGWLNAAEHLPMKLDVFLEKLPRTMNRAAWVDMILVQALCWVDSLVNVLGHWRDKNRGTNEKEITMDGSFSRTGSMSEEEMKLGNDGKRVSYKEALQRGSSGEDGGGSTGRSSSSNHGDPILDLFENGWIQKPMKRSSRSADSLTCSRSDSFETST is encoded by the exons ATG AAGGAACAAACAGCGAGAAAGATACCACGACCTCGCCCTCTGGAGACCTGCGGTGCTACCATACTCTCCATGTCACGCGTCGTCTACGCAAGAACCAAGTCTCCTAACAATCCAGCCTCTTTCCTTGTGCAGAAACTCTTCCAACTCCTTTCCTTCTTCGCGTCCATGACAAGTCCCATCCACCGCCACATCCTCGCGATCCTCTCCGTAGCCGACGACCACATCCTCGCAATCGAGGCTTACTTCCCTTCGACCACCTTCCTCTTCAGCAAGGTCTCCGGTTGGCTAAACGCAGCAGAGCATCTTCCTATGAAACTCGACGTGTTTCTTGAGAAACTCCCAAGAACGATGAACAGAGCCGCGTGGGTGGACATGATCCTCGTTCAAGCGCTTTGTTGGGTTGATTCTCTCGTGAATGTCTTAGGCCATTGGAGAGACAAGAACAGGGGGACGAACGAGAAAGAGATCACGATGGATGGCAGTTTCAGCAGAACGGGATCAATGtctgaagaagagatgaaactGGGGAATGATGGGAAGAGAGTGAGTTACAAGGAGGCGTTACAGAGAGGAAGCAGCGGTGAAGATGGTGGAGGAAGCACCGgtcgcagcagcagcagcaaccaTGGTGATCCTATCTTGGATCTGTTTGAGAATGGTTGGATCCAGAAGCCCATGAAAAGAAGTAGCAGAAGCGCTGATTCGCTCACATGCTCTCGTTCTGATTCCTTCGAGACCAGCACCTGA